A portion of the Macaca mulatta isolate MMU2019108-1 chromosome 2, T2T-MMU8v2.0, whole genome shotgun sequence genome contains these proteins:
- the HTR3E gene encoding LOW QUALITY PROTEIN: 5-hydroxytryptamine receptor 3E (The sequence of the model RefSeq protein was modified relative to this genomic sequence to represent the inferred CDS: inserted 1 base in 1 codon; substituted 2 bases at 2 genomic stop codons): protein MEGSWFHRKIFSFYLLLSLLLQGRGVTFTIKCSGFGQHGADPTALNSAFNRKAFRPVTISVPSRVNISFTMSAIPDVVWDNPFISWNPEECEGITKMSMAAKNLWLPDIFIVELTDVDKTPKGLTAYVSNEGHIRYKKPMKVDSICNLDIFYFPFDQQNCTLTFSSFLYTDEWFSFSVDSMLLDMEKEVWEITDTSWDILQAHGEWELLGINKVTAKLSRGGNLYDQIVFFLFFFFFXDGVAIRCRPSLYVINLLMPSGFLAAIDALSFYXPVKSGKRVPLFKIMLLPGYNIFLLMMNDLLPTSGTPLIGVYFALCLSLIVGSLLETIFITHLLHVATTHPPPLPRWLRSLLLHCTSPGRCCPTAPQKGNKGLGLTPTHLPGVKEPXVSAGQMPGPGKAELTRGSEWTRAQWEHEVQKQHSVELWVQFSHVMDALLFRVYLPFMASSILAVICLWNT, encoded by the exons ATGGAAGGAAGCTGGTTCcacaggaaaatattttccttctaccTCCTTCTCAGCCTTCTGCTTCAAG GAAGGGGCGTTACTTTCACCATCAAGTGCTCAGGGTTTGGCCAGCACGGGGCGGATCCCACTGCTCTGAATTCAGCGTTTAATAGAAAGGCCTTCCGACCGGTCACCATCAGCGTCCCCAGCCGAGTCAACATCTCCTTCACGATGTCTGCCATCCCAGATGTG GTTTGGGATAACCCATTTATCAGCTGGAACCCAGAGGAGTGTGAGGGCATCACGAAGATGAGTATGGCAGCCAAGAACCTGTGGCTCCCAGACATTTTCATCGTTGAACT CACGGATGTGGATAAGACCCCAAAAGGCCTTACAGCATATGTAAGTAATGAAGGTCACATCAGGTATAAGAAACCCATGAAGGTGGACAGTATCTGTAACCTGGACATCTTCTACTTCCCCTTTGACCAGCAGAACTGCACACTCACCTTCAGCTCATTCCTCTATACAGATGA ATGGTTCTCATTTTCAGTGGACAGCATGTTGCTGGACATGGAGAAAGAAGTGTGGGAAATAACAGACACATCCTGGGACATCCTTCAGGCCCATGGAGAATGGGAGCTCCTGGGCATCAACAAGGTCACTGCAAAGCTGTCCAGGGGAGGCAACCTGTATGATCagattgtgttttttttgttttttttttttttttgagacgga GTGGCCATCAGGTGCAGGCCCAGCCTCTATGTCATAAACCTTCTCATGCCCAGTGGCTTTCTGGCTGCCATCGATGCCCTCAGCTTCT TGCCAGTGAAAAGTGGGAAACGTGTCCCACTTTTCAAGATAATGCTCCTGCCGGGGTACAACATCTTCCTGCTCATGATGAATGACTTGCTCCCCACCAGTGGCACCCCCCTCATCG GGGTCTACTTCGCCCTGTGCCTCTCCCTGATAGTGGGCAGCCTGCTGGAGACCATCTTCATCACCCACCTGCTGCACGTGGCCACCAcccatcccccacccctgcctcggTGGCTCCGCTCCCTGCTGCTCCACTGCACCAGCCCAGGGAGATGCTGTCCCACTGCACCCCAGAAGGGAAATAAGGGCCTGGGTCTCACCCCCACCCACCTGCCTG GTGTGAAGGAGCCATAGGTATCAGCAGGGCAGATGCCAGGCCCTGGGAAGGCAGAGCTGACAAGGGGCTCAGAATGGACAAGGGCCCAGTGGGAACATGAGGTCCAGAAGCAGCACTCGGTGGAGCTGTGGGTGCAGTTCAGTCACGTGATGGACGCCCTGCTCTTCCGCGTCTACCTGCCCTTCATGGCCTCCTCCATCCTCGCTGTCATATGCCTCTGGAACACCTAG